The following proteins are co-located in the Leptidea sinapis chromosome 30, ilLepSina1.1, whole genome shotgun sequence genome:
- the LOC126973909 gene encoding sepiapterin reductase, producing the protein MASNYLSGASFCVISGASQGIGRAIAAELSKNLGPKSIMLLLARNKDELATTAKLCESDDVKVISKSIDLASASEKQMNDVIVEALSGRKVTDFENSLIFHNVGSLGNLSVETSRMEDINELREYFDLNVFKVISLNTQFLKIFESIEDRVIIVNITSLCAIKPMSGMAYYCSGKAAREMYFKVLAEEKKHIRVLNYAPGPVETAMIDYIIDKTVNLNLKDVFTSFKNQGTLLKPEMTAKKCMKVLLSAKFTPGEHVDYFDDE; encoded by the coding sequence atGGCATCCAATTATTTGTCAGGCGCATCATTCTGTGTGATTTCTGGGGCGTCACAAGGCATTGGCAGGGCTATAGCAGCTGAGTTATCAAAGAATCTCGGCCCGAAATCAATTATGCTGCTGTTAGCACGCAACAAAGATGAGCTGGCAACTACAGCCAAACTCTGTGAATCTGATGATGTAAAAGTCATTTCTAAATCTATTGATCTAGCGTCTGCTTCCGAAAAGCAGATGAATGATGTAATTGTGGAAGCCTTGAGCGGACGTAAAGTAACTGATTTTGAGAACAGTCTTATTTTCCACAATGTCGGTTCTCTTGGCAACCTGTCTGTTGAAACATCTAGAATGGAGGATATTAATGAGCTCCGTGAATACTTTGATTTAAATGTGTTTAAAGTAATCTCGCTCAACACACAGTTCCTAAAGATATTTGAGAGCATTGAGGATAGGGTGATCATTGTTAATATAACATCACTGTGTGCTATTAAACCAATGAGTGGGATGGCTTATTATTGCAGCGGTAAAGCTGCTAGAGAAATGTATTTCAAAGTACTTGCCGAGGAGAAAAAACATATCAGAGTACTCAACTATGCCCCTGGACCCGTCGAGACAGCTATGATTGATTATATAATCGATAAAACTGTTAATTTGAATCTGAAAGATGTCTTTACATCATTTAAAAATCAGGGCACCTTGCTAAAGCCTGAAATGACTGCAAAGAAATGCATGAAAGTGTTGCTCTCTGCTAAATTTACACCAGGCGAACATGTTGACTACTTTGACGATGAATAA
- the LOC126973905 gene encoding mitochondrial 2-oxoglutarate/malate carrier protein-like — translation MSKESEKPKVLPGWANFAIGGLSGMLANCVVQPADLTKTRMQLLGTKSKATVVDVAKGILAKEGFLGFYTGLSAALFRQATYTTGRLGCFNATMDYYKGLYGTPSFAAKIGIGMVSGGIGAFIGTPAEVALIRMTADGRLPPEQRRNYKHVFDALARITREEGVTTLWRGAVATVTRAMIVNGAQLATYAQAREMLLPSMGDGLPLHFVSSMISGFVTSAASLPPDIVKTRIQNASKSASQMAVLTSIIKNEGVLALWSGFIPTYAKIGPHTVFTFIFLEQLQTLFFKYMM, via the exons ATGTCAAAAGAATCTGAGAAACCAAAGGTATTGCCAGGCTGGGCAAACTTTGCCATAGGCGGTCTGAGTGG AATGTTGGCAAACTGCGTTGTACAGCCAGCCGATTTGACAAAGACTAGAATGCAACTTCTCGGCACGAAATCAAAAGCAACTGTCGTGGATGTGGCGAAAGGAATTCTGGCCAAGGAAGGTTTTCTTGGATTCTACACCGGGCTGTCTGCCGCGTTGTTCCGCCAGGCCACGTACACCACTGGTCGACTTGGATGCTTTAACGCTACGATGGATTACTATAAAGG ACTTTATGGTACACCGAGTTTTGCAGCGAAAATTGGAATTGGTATGGTATCTGGTGGAATAGGCGCCTTCATCGGAACACCGGCTGAAGTGGCGCTGATCCGCATGACGGCAGACGGGCGTCTTCCGCCGGAGCAGCGAAGAAACTATAAACATGTGTTTGATGCTCTAGCAAG GATAACTCGAGAAGAAGGTGTGACGACATTATGGCGAGGAGCTGTGGCTACTGTGACCAGAGCCATGATCGTGAACGGAGCTCAGCTGGCTACTTATGCGCAG GCGCGTGAAATGCTGTTACCTTCGATGGGCGATGGACTACCGTTGCATTTCGTATCTTCAATGATATCGGGTTTCGTGACATCGGCGGCATCACTACCACCAGATATTGTTAAAACGAG GATACAAAATGCCTCTAAAAGTGCAAGCCAGATGGCCGTGCTGACAAGCATTATAAAGAATGAAGGTGTTCTTGCGTTGTGGAGCGGATTCATTCCGACCTACGCGAAGATCGGGCCGCATACGGTCTTCACATTTATATTCTTAGAGCAACTGCAAACATTATTCTTCAAGTATATGATGTAA